GCGAGGACCGCCAGGAGCAGCGTCGCGAGGAAGGCAAGCGCGCGCACTTTGGTCATTCCAGATTCACCTCCATGCCCCCGGTCGCCACCGGAGTCGGGGTCGGATTGGCGGGCGACGACATGTCGGTCCCGAGCGTGCCAGGAGCCGGGGTGGGATTCGGCGCCGGCGTAGGCGCCGCCCGCACTTCGGCCAGCAGGCCGGTGCGTTCGAAGAGGTCGATCGACTCGAGCAGCGAGGTCAAGAAGCCGTCGGTGACGGCGAAGGGCGCGACCGATGTGCTGGGCACGCCGTCCACGACGACCACGACATTACCGCTGGGCCCGGGCGGGACGAGGGCCACGGCCGCGGTGTCGCTCGACCGCGTGGACGCGGCCAGGACGCCGGCGAAGGTCACATAGAAATCGAGGCCGAGCGAGGCGCCGAAGCTGATGCCGGAAATGGCCACCTCGGTCCCGAAGGGGCCGGTGCCGGGAGCCAGGCCGGTGATGGCCGGCGCGTAGGCCGCCGTGAGCGTGATGGGCACCTGGACGGTCTTTCCGGCGCGAATGGGCAGGTTGGCGGCCGTGCCCTGGGCGATGGGCGTGGCGCCGTCGGACGGATTCTGCTCCCCGAAGGCCGCGG
This genomic interval from Candidatus Tanganyikabacteria bacterium contains the following:
- a CDS encoding IPT/TIG domain-containing protein, giving the protein MALCALAGCTLFGPLQGVPPAGGGAGAPTGALATGAQSERGILRIRIVWPRRDLPGFEAQVIPLRTQAIRLITRNGQGEEADRRILARTIGPAEVSASIFLAPGDGYSVAAAAFGEQNPSDGATPIAQGTAANLPIRAGKTVQVPITLTAAYAPAITGLAPGTGPFGTEVAISGISFGASLGLDFYVTFAGVLAASTRSSDTAAVALVPPGPSGNVVVVVDGVPSTSVAPFAVTDGFLTSLLESIDLFERTGLLAEVRAAPTPAPNPTPAPGTLGTDMSSPANPTPTPVATGGMEVNLE